Proteins encoded together in one Gemmatimonadota bacterium DH-78 window:
- a CDS encoding SDR family NAD(P)-dependent oxidoreductase, which translates to MSDGTGQMTPLKRAYLALERLQAEVASLRARRHAPIAVVGIGCRLPGGVADRHSFETLLLEGRDAVSDRPAHPRRGWPDTAAGGAFPHPPAGWLDLDPAAFDPAFFGISPREAAGIDPQQRLLLEVAWEAIEDAGIDPRGLAGTRTGVFVGMAGDDYAQLQFRSSRLDALLDSHFASGVGQSMASGRLAYLLGLEGPAITVDTACSSSLVAVHLACGSLRSGESDIVLAGGVNLILSDAFSRAFGRSRMLADDGRCRAFAEGAAGFGRGEGCGVVVLKRLADAVEAGDPVLGVIRGSATNQDGASTGLTAPSGRAQVAVIRAALEAAGVGPDDIDAIEAHGTGTELGDPIELRALGEAFAERTAERPLLLGSVKTNMGHLEAAAGITGLIKGVLALRAGTLPPHLHFERPTSHVDWGALPLEVAGTAAPLPEVDRPHRLGVSSFGFSGTNVHVVLEAPAPAAVASPRRSSALVLPLSAASSASLHALAERWIETLPDLDDATLRDACHTAALGRAALDHRVTVVGSDAAELREGLQAFRSDRRRDGVQAGRARADGPPALGWFFTGQGSQYPGMLEGLADESREVAEVLDRLDAHLRDDLEVPLRQLLAADGGHAELLHRTDHTQPALFAVEAALAAFWRGRGVEPDLVLGHSIGEFAAAWVAGVFDLETGASIVAARGRRMQAVAETGRMIAVMAPESAVAERVRPGDPDVAIAAVNAPAQTVVSGRTAAVDEVERWAAERGYGTRSLRTSHAFHSPLMESAARAFAQDLSGVELHPASKVRFVSTVTGSAIEPEALARPDYWVEQIRAPVRFHAAAAEAARRVDLALEVGPHPALAALVGQSELGLAVLPTLRRDHAPWPTALTALGAAFAHGLSPRWPDQGRRGAAPLTPFERMPLWVDLGEDVPAPGPEHPLLGHRRESGDGATWEIVLDRQAPAFIDEHRVGGRALLPGAAFFEMMYAAAAAGGEAVELRDLGLRAALDLTDGPRRVRTRLGPESEAARVEVLSRPVAATGDDGWTLHAVATVGGPTESNGSGSDDADRLEPEDPEAWRGRMRAAGYDFGPRLGGLCALEVGAESTRARVKLPEAAREDGGAYRLHPLVLDAALQAVGPALGAGGLERRLLPVAVDRLRVEGATDFLEAEVRTRIVSRSRGGVVAEVVLDGAEGRIELGGVLFRPVASQAVERLLHRVEWVDDPAPGAAATADPAIAHQIDDAIVRALKASALDADVRGYDAFIDRLEARSAGYVGRALKRCGFAPPAGAVLDLEAVAGSLKVPPSQHRLLARCLDIMAERGALGRVDGGWTVPDLGWTPPAPPEPGRGETGPEARLLDRCGPHLDEVLQQSGVDPLELLFPGGDTSLAGEMYHEAPLARVFNGTVAATVARAAAASPADRPFRVLEVGGGTGGTTRPVMEALAEFRDGRDVEVVFTDVSPLFVSRAVERFGDAAGFEGRLFDLDEGPAGEGWDRPFDVIVAANCLHAARDLPGALSRLRGLLRSGGLLLAPEVFAPHAWFDLTVGLTEGWWHFDDDVRTDYPCVDAPTWIETLRSAGFRPLRVEPLAGVVPGLWGTASGGQGLVVATAGVPDRSWVVLADRGGLAERVARRWSDAGRPVHLIDPDAGAAALEAALHGRGRIDLASFRALDWEGTRDAVDGVVELVELVRAAAARPAEAGAVGGVHLVTRGACVADPGDVALNPAAAAAWGVMRTAALELPELRWCSLDLDPGAGRSEIEAEAAAVAGWLADPGPEPQRAIRRGAGRVPRWLRGTSAPVEPRGDYRLAPPASGGIEGLAFHEGERREPGSGEVEIRVIASALNFKDVLNVAGLYPGDPGPLGSECAGVVTRVGPGVDLEPGARVVAASGHAYGRHVVADATLVARLPDRLGFADGAAIPIAYLTAWLGLVELADLQPGDRVLIHAAAGGVGSAARAIARRAGAEIIATAGTPEKRDLLRREGIEHVFDSRSDAFVDGVFDATDGRGVTVVLNSLADDLVDASFRCIAQGGRFIELGKRGVWTPERVAGLDRDIAYHLVDWGVTHRHEPVRIGASFARVVAAVGAGELPPLPVRRFPLHEVREAFRVMARGGHVGKLVLEHPVHDAGEPIRFRPDGVYLLTGGTGGLGLRTARWAASEGAGTLVLVGRSAPGPDTEAEIDALREGGVTVEVVLCDVGVSGDVERLAERLRELGPVRGVIHGAGALQDRTLASLGREDVEVAFRAKVRGTTLVERATRSARRDFFVAYSSIAGLLGARGQANHAAANAWLDTFVAGLRVDGATAASIAWGPWSESGAAARDDVLARARREGLEPMSDVEGVAGLAEVFEAPPTFVVATHLARPEVAAERGHERLLSAWRAPAPSAGVTTGAAAPARVVERPRPTAPAQGVLERIAAAPARVRRDHLGRHLGDRIRTVLGLPEGAEIEDRRPLGELGLDSLLAVELRNVLGRDFDRQLSSTLLFDHPTLDDLTDHLMALLDLDTPPVSAPPADPPAAAGVEAPVPPGGVGEVVGRLESMSDDEVARRLAERLGR; encoded by the coding sequence GTGAGCGACGGCACGGGGCAGATGACACCGCTGAAGCGGGCGTACCTGGCACTGGAGAGACTCCAGGCCGAGGTGGCGAGCCTGCGCGCGCGCCGGCACGCGCCGATCGCGGTGGTCGGCATCGGGTGCCGGCTTCCCGGGGGCGTGGCCGACCGACACTCGTTCGAGACCCTTCTGCTCGAGGGCCGCGACGCGGTCTCGGATCGCCCCGCGCACCCGCGGCGGGGATGGCCCGACACCGCGGCGGGGGGCGCCTTCCCGCATCCGCCCGCGGGGTGGCTCGATCTCGATCCCGCCGCCTTCGATCCGGCGTTCTTCGGCATCTCTCCGCGCGAGGCCGCCGGCATCGATCCCCAGCAGCGACTGCTTCTCGAGGTCGCCTGGGAGGCGATCGAGGACGCCGGCATCGATCCCCGGGGACTGGCCGGTACGCGCACGGGCGTGTTCGTGGGCATGGCCGGTGACGACTACGCCCAGCTGCAGTTCCGATCCTCGCGGCTCGACGCGCTGCTCGACAGCCATTTCGCCTCGGGTGTGGGGCAGTCGATGGCGTCGGGCCGCCTCGCCTATCTGCTCGGCCTCGAGGGGCCGGCCATCACCGTCGACACCGCCTGCTCGTCGTCGCTGGTGGCGGTCCACCTCGCCTGCGGTTCGCTGCGGTCCGGGGAGAGCGATATCGTGCTCGCGGGCGGGGTGAACCTGATTCTGTCCGACGCCTTCTCGCGGGCGTTCGGGCGCTCCCGCATGCTCGCCGACGACGGACGGTGCCGGGCCTTCGCCGAGGGCGCGGCCGGTTTCGGGCGGGGGGAGGGCTGCGGGGTGGTGGTGCTGAAGCGGCTGGCGGATGCGGTCGAGGCCGGGGATCCGGTGCTCGGGGTCATTCGCGGCTCGGCCACCAATCAGGACGGGGCCAGCACCGGGCTGACGGCACCCAGCGGGCGCGCCCAGGTGGCCGTGATCCGGGCGGCCCTCGAGGCCGCCGGCGTCGGCCCGGACGACATCGATGCGATCGAGGCCCACGGCACCGGCACCGAGCTCGGCGATCCGATCGAGCTGCGCGCCCTCGGCGAGGCCTTCGCCGAGCGCACGGCCGAGCGGCCCCTTCTGCTGGGGTCGGTCAAGACCAACATGGGGCATCTGGAGGCCGCGGCCGGCATCACCGGGCTGATCAAGGGCGTGCTCGCACTCCGCGCCGGCACCCTCCCGCCGCACCTCCACTTCGAGCGGCCCACCTCCCACGTCGACTGGGGGGCGCTGCCGCTCGAGGTGGCGGGAACCGCCGCGCCCCTTCCCGAGGTGGATCGCCCGCACCGCCTCGGGGTGAGTTCGTTCGGCTTCAGCGGCACCAACGTGCATGTCGTGCTCGAGGCGCCCGCCCCCGCTGCCGTGGCGAGCCCCCGCCGGTCGTCGGCGCTCGTGCTCCCCCTCTCGGCCGCGAGCTCCGCGTCGCTGCACGCGCTGGCCGAGCGCTGGATCGAGACCCTGCCGGACCTCGACGACGCGACGCTCCGCGACGCCTGCCACACCGCGGCGCTCGGACGCGCCGCCCTCGACCACCGGGTGACGGTGGTGGGCTCCGATGCCGCCGAGCTCCGCGAGGGGCTGCAGGCCTTCCGCTCCGACCGCCGACGCGACGGGGTGCAGGCCGGGCGAGCACGGGCCGACGGTCCCCCTGCTCTCGGCTGGTTCTTCACCGGTCAGGGCTCGCAGTACCCGGGCATGCTCGAGGGCCTCGCCGACGAGTCGCGCGAGGTGGCCGAGGTGCTCGATCGGCTCGACGCCCATCTGCGGGACGACCTCGAGGTGCCCCTCCGACAGCTGCTCGCGGCCGACGGCGGGCACGCGGAACTGCTGCATCGCACCGATCACACGCAGCCCGCTCTCTTCGCGGTGGAGGCCGCGCTCGCCGCCTTCTGGCGGGGCCGGGGCGTGGAGCCGGATCTCGTGCTCGGCCACTCGATCGGGGAGTTCGCGGCCGCCTGGGTGGCCGGCGTCTTCGACCTCGAGACGGGTGCCTCGATCGTCGCGGCGCGCGGTCGCCGCATGCAGGCGGTGGCGGAGACCGGCCGAATGATCGCCGTCATGGCGCCCGAGTCGGCGGTGGCGGAGCGGGTGCGGCCGGGCGATCCCGATGTGGCGATCGCCGCGGTCAACGCCCCGGCGCAGACGGTGGTGTCGGGCCGCACCGCGGCGGTGGACGAGGTCGAGCGCTGGGCCGCGGAGCGCGGCTACGGCACGCGGTCGCTCCGCACCTCGCACGCCTTCCACTCGCCGCTGATGGAGTCGGCGGCCCGCGCCTTCGCCCAGGATCTCTCCGGCGTGGAGCTGCACCCCGCCTCGAAGGTGCGATTCGTCTCGACGGTGACCGGCTCGGCCATCGAGCCCGAGGCGCTCGCTCGCCCCGACTACTGGGTGGAGCAGATCCGCGCTCCGGTGCGCTTCCACGCCGCGGCCGCCGAGGCCGCACGTCGCGTGGATCTCGCCCTGGAGGTGGGCCCGCACCCCGCCCTCGCCGCACTGGTCGGCCAGTCCGAACTCGGCCTCGCCGTGCTGCCCACGCTGCGGCGCGACCACGCCCCCTGGCCGACGGCGCTGACGGCGCTGGGTGCGGCCTTCGCGCACGGCCTTTCGCCGCGTTGGCCCGACCAGGGCCGGCGGGGGGCGGCACCGCTCACCCCGTTCGAGCGCATGCCGCTCTGGGTGGACCTCGGTGAGGACGTGCCCGCACCCGGTCCCGAACACCCCCTGCTCGGTCACCGGCGCGAGAGTGGCGACGGTGCGACGTGGGAGATCGTGCTCGACCGACAGGCGCCCGCCTTCATCGACGAGCACCGCGTGGGTGGTCGCGCGCTGCTGCCGGGCGCCGCCTTCTTCGAGATGATGTACGCGGCGGCGGCGGCCGGGGGTGAGGCCGTCGAACTGCGGGATCTCGGACTCCGTGCCGCCCTCGACCTCACCGATGGCCCTCGCCGGGTCCGCACCCGTCTCGGACCGGAGTCCGAGGCGGCGCGGGTCGAGGTGCTGTCGCGGCCGGTGGCCGCGACGGGCGACGACGGGTGGACGCTGCACGCCGTGGCGACGGTCGGCGGGCCGACCGAGTCGAACGGATCGGGATCGGACGACGCCGACCGGCTGGAGCCGGAGGATCCGGAGGCGTGGCGGGGTCGCATGCGGGCGGCCGGCTACGATTTCGGCCCCCGACTCGGCGGGCTGTGTGCGCTCGAGGTGGGGGCGGAGAGCACCCGCGCCCGGGTGAAGCTCCCCGAGGCGGCCCGTGAGGACGGGGGCGCCTACCGCCTCCACCCGCTGGTGCTCGACGCCGCACTGCAGGCCGTGGGCCCGGCCCTCGGCGCCGGCGGGCTCGAGCGTCGGCTGCTGCCGGTGGCCGTCGATCGGCTCCGCGTGGAGGGGGCGACCGACTTCCTCGAGGCGGAGGTGCGAACGCGCATCGTGTCGCGCTCGCGTGGCGGAGTGGTGGCGGAGGTGGTGCTCGACGGTGCCGAGGGGCGGATCGAACTCGGCGGCGTGCTCTTCCGGCCGGTGGCTTCGCAGGCGGTGGAGCGCCTGCTTCACCGGGTGGAGTGGGTGGACGACCCCGCTCCGGGGGCGGCCGCGACGGCCGATCCCGCGATCGCCCACCAGATCGACGACGCGATCGTGCGCGCCCTCAAGGCGTCGGCGCTCGATGCCGACGTGCGCGGATACGACGCCTTCATCGATCGCCTCGAGGCCCGGTCCGCCGGCTATGTGGGCCGCGCCCTGAAGCGCTGCGGGTTCGCGCCCCCGGCCGGCGCCGTGCTCGACCTCGAAGCCGTCGCCGGCTCGCTGAAGGTGCCCCCTTCGCAGCACCGCCTGCTCGCCCGCTGCCTCGACATCATGGCGGAACGGGGCGCGCTCGGCCGGGTCGACGGGGGATGGACGGTGCCGGACCTGGGCTGGACGCCGCCGGCCCCGCCCGAGCCGGGCCGCGGTGAGACCGGTCCGGAGGCGCGACTGCTCGACCGCTGCGGGCCGCACCTCGACGAGGTGCTCCAGCAGAGCGGAGTCGACCCCCTCGAACTGCTCTTCCCGGGGGGCGACACCTCCCTGGCCGGCGAGATGTACCACGAGGCGCCGCTCGCGCGGGTCTTCAACGGCACCGTCGCGGCCACGGTGGCGCGCGCCGCGGCCGCCAGCCCCGCCGACCGCCCCTTTCGGGTGCTCGAGGTGGGCGGGGGCACCGGGGGCACCACCCGCCCCGTCATGGAGGCGCTCGCCGAGTTCCGCGACGGACGCGACGTGGAGGTGGTGTTCACCGACGTCTCTCCGCTCTTCGTGAGCCGCGCCGTGGAGCGCTTCGGCGATGCGGCCGGCTTCGAGGGCCGACTCTTCGACCTCGACGAGGGCCCCGCAGGAGAGGGTTGGGATCGCCCCTTCGACGTGATCGTCGCGGCCAACTGTCTCCACGCGGCCCGGGATCTACCGGGGGCGCTCTCCCGCCTGCGCGGCCTGCTGCGCTCCGGCGGCCTTCTGCTGGCCCCGGAGGTGTTCGCGCCCCACGCCTGGTTCGACCTCACGGTCGGACTGACGGAGGGGTGGTGGCACTTCGACGACGATGTGCGCACCGACTACCCCTGCGTCGACGCGCCGACCTGGATCGAGACACTTCGCTCCGCGGGCTTTCGGCCGCTCCGGGTGGAGCCGCTGGCGGGGGTGGTGCCGGGCCTCTGGGGCACCGCCTCGGGGGGACAGGGACTGGTGGTGGCGACGGCCGGCGTGCCCGACCGCTCCTGGGTGGTGCTGGCCGATCGCGGGGGGCTCGCCGAGCGGGTGGCCCGCCGCTGGAGCGACGCCGGACGCCCCGTGCATCTGATCGACCCGGACGCCGGCGCGGCCGCGCTCGAGGCGGCGCTGCACGGACGAGGACGAATCGATCTGGCCAGCTTCCGCGCCCTCGACTGGGAAGGCACCCGCGACGCCGTCGACGGGGTGGTCGAGCTCGTCGAACTGGTCCGCGCGGCCGCGGCCCGACCCGCGGAGGCGGGCGCGGTGGGCGGTGTGCACCTCGTCACGCGCGGGGCGTGCGTGGCCGATCCGGGTGATGTCGCCCTCAACCCCGCGGCCGCCGCGGCGTGGGGAGTGATGCGCACGGCCGCACTGGAGCTGCCCGAGCTGCGCTGGTGCTCGCTCGATCTCGATCCGGGTGCCGGCCGCTCTGAGATCGAGGCGGAGGCGGCGGCGGTGGCCGGCTGGCTCGCCGACCCGGGCCCGGAGCCGCAGCGGGCGATCCGGCGCGGGGCGGGGCGGGTGCCCCGCTGGCTCCGCGGCACGAGTGCCCCGGTCGAGCCCCGCGGCGACTACCGGCTGGCCCCGCCCGCGTCCGGCGGCATCGAGGGGCTGGCGTTTCACGAGGGCGAGCGGCGCGAGCCGGGCAGCGGCGAGGTGGAGATCCGGGTGATCGCTTCGGCGCTCAACTTCAAGGACGTGCTCAACGTGGCCGGTCTCTACCCGGGGGACCCCGGGCCGCTGGGATCGGAGTGCGCCGGCGTCGTGACCCGGGTGGGCCCGGGCGTCGACCTCGAGCCGGGCGCCCGCGTGGTGGCGGCGTCCGGGCACGCGTACGGGCGCCACGTGGTGGCCGACGCCACCCTCGTCGCCCGGCTCCCCGACCGCCTGGGCTTCGCCGACGGCGCCGCCATTCCGATCGCCTACCTCACCGCCTGGCTCGGATTGGTGGAGCTGGCCGACCTCCAGCCCGGCGACCGGGTGCTGATCCACGCCGCCGCCGGTGGAGTGGGGTCGGCCGCCCGGGCGATCGCCCGCCGGGCCGGGGCCGAGATCATCGCCACGGCCGGCACCCCCGAGAAGCGCGACCTGCTTCGACGCGAGGGCATCGAGCACGTTTTCGATTCGCGCAGCGACGCCTTCGTCGACGGGGTGTTCGACGCCACCGACGGCCGGGGTGTGACCGTGGTGCTCAATTCGCTGGCCGACGACCTGGTCGACGCGAGCTTCCGCTGCATCGCGCAGGGCGGGCGATTCATCGAACTCGGCAAGCGCGGTGTGTGGACTCCGGAGCGGGTGGCCGGCCTCGATCGCGACATCGCCTACCACCTCGTCGACTGGGGCGTGACCCACCGGCACGAGCCCGTGCGGATCGGCGCTTCCTTCGCCCGAGTGGTGGCGGCGGTCGGGGCGGGTGAACTGCCCCCGCTGCCGGTGCGGCGGTTCCCGCTGCACGAGGTGCGCGAGGCCTTCCGCGTGATGGCGCGAGGCGGACACGTGGGCAAGCTCGTGCTCGAGCACCCGGTGCACGACGCGGGCGAGCCGATCCGCTTCCGGCCCGACGGTGTCTATCTGCTCACCGGCGGCACGGGCGGGCTCGGGCTGCGCACCGCGCGCTGGGCCGCGTCGGAGGGTGCGGGCACCCTGGTGCTCGTCGGTCGGTCCGCGCCGGGGCCCGACACCGAGGCCGAGATCGACGCGCTCCGCGAAGGCGGCGTCACCGTCGAGGTGGTGCTCTGCGACGTGGGGGTGTCGGGCGATGTGGAGCGGCTGGCGGAGCGGCTGCGCGAGCTGGGTCCGGTGCGCGGAGTGATCCACGGGGCCGGGGCTCTCCAGGACCGCACGCTCGCCTCCCTCGGCCGCGAGGACGTGGAGGTGGCCTTCCGGGCGAAGGTGCGGGGCACCACGCTGGTCGAACGCGCCACCCGCAGCGCCCGCCGCGACTTCTTCGTGGCCTACTCGTCGATCGCCGGGCTGCTGGGCGCGCGCGGCCAGGCCAACCACGCGGCCGCGAACGCCTGGCTCGACACCTTCGTGGCCGGCCTGAGGGTCGACGGCGCCACCGCTGCGAGCATCGCCTGGGGGCCGTGGAGCGAATCGGGCGCGGCGGCCCGCGACGACGTGCTCGCGCGGGCGCGGCGCGAGGGGCTCGAGCCCATGTCCGACGTCGAGGGAGTGGCCGGGCTCGCCGAGGTGTTCGAGGCGCCCCCCACCTTCGTGGTCGCCACGCATCTCGCGCGACCCGAGGTGGCGGCCGAGCGCGGGCACGAGCGACTGCTGTCGGCCTGGCGGGCGCCCGCGCCATCCGCCGGCGTGACGACAGGTGCCGCGGCCCCGGCGCGGGTGGTCGAGCGGCCGCGACCGACGGCACCGGCGCAGGGCGTGCTCGAGCGGATCGCCGCCGCACCCGCCCGGGTACGACGCGACCACTTGGGCCGCCACCTCGGCGATCGCATCCGCACGGTGCTCGGGCTGCCGGAGGGCGCCGAGATCGAGGACCGCCGCCCGCTCGGCGAACTCGGACTCGACTCGCTGCTCGCCGTCGAGCTCCGCAACGTGCTCGGACGCGATTTCGACCGGCAGCTGTCGTCCACGCTGCTCTTCGATCACCCCACGCTCGACGATCTCACCGACCACCTGATGGCGCTGCTCGACCTCGACACTCCCCCCGTGTCCGCCCCTCCCGCAGACCCGCCCGCCGCGGCGGGGGTGGAGGCACCGGTCCCGCCCGGAGGCGTGGGCGAGGTGGTCGGCCGCCTGGAGTCGATGAGCGACGACGAGGTGGCGCGGCGCCTGGCGGAGAGGCTCGGACGATGA